The following coding sequences are from one Paenibacillus sp. FSL R5-0912 window:
- a CDS encoding DUF1129 family protein encodes MKVKAMIKQNNLLREQMTPFNRSFFEDMILAMRASSVDSVRAEELLLEAAELLLKGQAKGRNAKQIFGENPGDYFKDVMNSSPPRSPRGKLKNSLMISLSALTILFGVMGAAGLIMQWSGGPDEIFGQISIFTLIIVGIGSIVLIELIMKWMASLSEDDSPKPKAFDIKGLGLYVGIAIAAVFAGMFLDNLFPVIRIAPWVSLVLAAAGGLGLKLIFFKS; translated from the coding sequence ATGAAAGTCAAAGCTATGATTAAGCAAAACAACCTGCTGCGTGAGCAGATGACGCCATTTAACCGCTCTTTTTTTGAAGATATGATTCTGGCCATGCGGGCCAGCTCGGTAGACTCTGTCCGTGCGGAGGAGCTGCTGCTGGAGGCGGCTGAACTGCTGCTGAAGGGACAGGCCAAAGGCAGGAATGCCAAGCAAATCTTCGGCGAGAACCCCGGAGATTATTTCAAAGATGTGATGAACAGCAGCCCCCCGCGCTCTCCGCGCGGCAAGCTGAAGAACTCCCTGATGATCTCTTTGTCCGCCCTGACCATTCTGTTCGGAGTGATGGGCGCTGCCGGACTGATCATGCAGTGGAGCGGCGGGCCGGATGAAATCTTCGGCCAGATCAGTATTTTCACCCTTATCATAGTAGGTATCGGCTCGATTGTTCTGATTGAGCTTATTATGAAATGGATGGCCTCGTTGTCTGAGGACGATAGCCCGAAGCCCAAGGCTTTTGATATCAAAGGCCTGGGACTCTATGTCGGAATTGCGATTGCGGCCGTTTTTGCCGGAATGTTCCTCGATAATCTGTTCCCGGTCATCCGGATTGCACCTTGGGTCAGTCTGGTTCTTGCCGCAGCCGGTGGTCTTGGACTGAAATTAATATTTTTCAAATCATAG
- a CDS encoding alpha/beta hydrolase family protein, whose protein sequence is MERNIIIRHNGEELTASIHYPSADKAGTGRCKNRVPLAVICHGFVGSRIGVDRIFVKAARELAQDGYMVIRFDYVGCGESSGNYGSEDMESMISQTRAVLDYGISSADVDPQRVTLIGHSLGGAVALLTGVRDRRVKNLVLWSAVGYPFNDIVKIVGREAYDRSVKSGSADYSGYSFTPVYFNSLAAFQPFQEAGKFSGDVLVIHGTSDDVIPVDYAFLYQKLFWTRPEGRCDKEIIFQGDHTFSSGPAQEQVLKRTRDWMNQQEHLQEEWQNWMI, encoded by the coding sequence ATGGAACGGAATATTATCATCCGGCATAATGGAGAGGAACTGACAGCGAGCATCCACTATCCATCCGCAGACAAGGCAGGCACCGGACGGTGCAAGAACCGGGTGCCGCTTGCAGTGATCTGCCACGGCTTCGTGGGCAGCCGGATTGGTGTAGACCGGATCTTCGTTAAGGCAGCCCGTGAGCTGGCGCAGGATGGCTATATGGTTATCCGCTTTGACTACGTAGGCTGCGGGGAGAGCAGCGGTAATTACGGGAGCGAAGATATGGAGTCGATGATCAGCCAGACCCGGGCGGTGCTGGATTACGGCATCAGCTCGGCCGATGTGGACCCGCAGCGTGTGACGCTGATCGGACATAGTCTGGGCGGTGCAGTAGCGCTGCTGACCGGTGTCCGTGACCGGCGGGTGAAGAACCTAGTGCTGTGGTCTGCGGTTGGTTATCCGTTCAATGATATCGTAAAGATTGTCGGAAGGGAAGCCTATGACCGGTCGGTGAAGAGCGGCTCAGCCGATTATTCCGGCTATTCGTTCACCCCGGTATACTTCAACTCACTGGCAGCGTTCCAGCCCTTCCAGGAGGCCGGGAAATTCAGCGGTGATGTGCTGGTCATCCACGGAACCTCCGATGATGTTATTCCCGTTGACTATGCCTTCCTCTACCAGAAGCTGTTCTGGACACGTCCTGAAGGCCGCTGCGACAAGGAGATTATTTTCCAGGGCGATCATACCTTCTCGTCAGGTCCGGCACAGGAGCAGGTGCTTAAGCGCACCCGGGATTGGATGAATCAGCAGGAGCATCTGCAGGAAGAATGGCAGAATTGGATGATATAG
- a CDS encoding DODA-type extradiol aromatic ring-opening family dioxygenase: MKLPAFFIAHGSPLLALEDNEYTRFLERLGSDLGKPRGIVVFSAHWDSPKQLITVDAQHETQHDFYGFPEEMYKLAYPAPGDPALSSRISALFKDSNLCHQPILGRGLDHGVWVILKKMFPQADIPVVALSVDSMRSPEEQYNIGRMLAPLRDEGILLIGSGGLVHNLRLLKQDDQPEPWALDFDAWIAERLEAWDLASLFAFEKQAPHVREAVPTYGKEHFVPLFYVMGTADEGKRAQLMIQAYQYGTLSLNCWMVD; encoded by the coding sequence ATGAAATTACCGGCCTTCTTTATTGCGCATGGCTCTCCGCTGCTGGCTCTCGAGGATAACGAATACACTCGTTTCCTGGAGCGGCTGGGTTCTGATCTGGGGAAGCCCCGCGGCATTGTAGTTTTCTCGGCGCACTGGGACAGTCCCAAGCAGCTGATTACAGTGGACGCACAGCATGAAACGCAGCATGATTTCTATGGTTTTCCGGAAGAAATGTATAAGCTGGCCTACCCGGCCCCGGGCGATCCCGCGTTAAGCAGCAGGATATCTGCACTCTTCAAGGATAGTAATCTTTGTCATCAGCCTATACTCGGCCGGGGCCTTGACCATGGGGTCTGGGTTATTCTGAAGAAAATGTTCCCGCAGGCCGACATTCCGGTCGTAGCCTTGTCCGTCGATTCGATGCGTTCTCCCGAGGAGCAGTACAATATCGGACGGATGCTGGCTCCGCTGCGCGATGAAGGAATCCTCCTGATCGGAAGCGGAGGACTGGTCCACAATCTCAGGCTGCTGAAGCAGGATGATCAGCCCGAGCCTTGGGCGCTCGACTTCGATGCCTGGATCGCTGAGCGGCTCGAAGCATGGGATCTGGCTTCACTTTTTGCTTTTGAGAAGCAGGCTCCGCATGTGCGGGAGGCCGTTCCCACTTACGGTAAGGAACATTTCGTACCGCTCTTCTATGTAATGGGTACAGCCGATGAGGGCAAACGGGCGCAATTAATGATTCAGGCCTATCAATACGGTACCCTAAGCTTAAACTGCTGGATGGTCGACTAA